The following nucleotide sequence is from Glycine max cultivar Williams 82 chromosome 9, Glycine_max_v4.0, whole genome shotgun sequence.
TAATAgttaatagataagataaatcCTAGTATAGAATAGTAATCCCATTAGCATGTCTAAACTGTGGTTGAGAAAACAGTGAAGGGCGGTTCATTGTTATCAATATTGATTACATTACCTGTCAATTGACttgattaaatgaaaaaaattatattatgagtttgattttagaagggtattttgatatatatactGGTTAGCATGttaattaagatattaaatttgttcTAGAAGGATAATTTCCCAAGTTTTATTGTTTCGAATCTGATTACCTTATAATTGCTCTATTCCCTTCTACAAATTTATCCATGTTATTGATTATtgaatctttttcattttgattgttTGATTTGCTTTGATTCAGTTTAACTGTTGACtcccattttttttctcaattattgtttttgttcacaGGTGTTAAAAACTCCAGTATCATTGGACATGCTTGGCCGCATATTCAATGGTTCTGGAAAACCAATTGATAATGGTCCACCCATATTACCCGAGGCTTACTTGGACATATCAGGTATAAAATTTCTTCTGGGGAGGTATGAATATGTATGTTTATCTTTGCCTTTTTTAATATATCCCCCATAATTCAGGAAGTTCCATCAACCCTAGTGAGAGAACCTATCCTGAGGAGATGATACAGACAGGGATATCTACCATTGATGTCATGAATTCTATTGCTAGAGGTCAAAAGATCCCTCTATTCTCAGCTGCTGGTCTCCCCCATAATGAAATTGCTGCACAGATATGCCGTCAGGCTGGCTTAGTCAAGCGACTAGAAAAGTCTGATAATCTTCTCGAGGTATATACAATGTATTAAAGTGAAGTGAATTTCCTATGTTAAATGCTCCTGAATCATGAGTTGAGGACCTCACATTTTGTATTAATACTTTCTTAGCATCGGCAATTTGAGTGTTTTCATCATTCAGCAGCATGTTTGAGGACTTCAAAAGAAAGTGGACTTATTGGGCTGACCTCTTGTTAATGGTCATTGCACATGCATTACTTTAGTTGCAGGATTTAATGCAGTGGAAGAGttgtgccttttttttttaaatgaattaattccTTCAATAAATGTTGAGTTCATTCCTTGTACTTGCTTGAAGGTTTATTTATATATGGTGTCCACTGTCTAGTAATGGGTCTATTGTAAGATGTCGTTACTTTCATCAATAAATGAGGACTAATGTTTGCTCTGTTTGAAGATTTCtatcaagaagaattaaatttttattgcttGCAACATATGTATTATTGCTTGGTTGACTATCAGGCATGTGGCTTTAGAATCAGCTTATTTTTTGCTTGTTTACAGGGGATATTAAAACGTGTACTAAATGACCTTACCTTTTGTTTTATCCCTTACAGATTATCTAGTTATCTAGTTTTCTGCTAGTTGCCTTCAAATTAATAAGgctattttcttcttattcatTTATTGGAACTTGCTACTTTACACCAAGATGAAGAAAGTGATTTTTCAATCGAACTTTGTCAATATACAGGGTGGAGGAGAAGAGGACAATTTTGCCATCGTGTTTGCAGCTATGGGAGTTAACATGGAGACTGCACAGTTTTTCAAACGTGACTTTGAGGAGAATGGCTCGATGGAGAGAGTGACCCTTTTCCTTAATCTGGTAGTCTTTAGAACCAGTATGCAAATGTTCTTTTATTCCCATTTCTTTGTTGTTTACTTGCCTTCCTGATTTCCttctttgtaattttatctATGTAGTTGagacattaaagaaaaatattgccCTTGTTTGTACCAATATTGTCTGGTAATTGGAATTAccagaatataattttattttcttcatttttctatgGGATGCTACATTAAAATTATTCCCAGTCAGGATAGTATCAAAATGTTATTGTAATCTGATCATTGTATTAATCAAGACAAATTGACATAGTTGTAGTGATAATATGTCCATGATTAAtacaaaacaattattttcCCTTGTTAAGCTGAATTACttgtaaaattttgaaatagaaatttttttaggaaGTACCATTTGATGGATTATGACCTTACAGTTGTTTTTTTTGTGGATTATCATTgtgttattttcaaattttgatttcatgACCTGTATGAAGGAACTGATCATTAAAATTCTCTCTTTTGTTGCTGTGATTCATTATAGGCAAATGATCCTACAATTGAGCGTATCATCACTCCTCGTATTGCTCTTACTACTGCTGAATATTTGGCATATGAATGTGGCAAGCATGTTCTTGTGATACTCACAGATATGAGTTCTTATGCTGATGCTCTTCGTGAGGTAATGCACCAAAaactaacttttataataaggtggcaaaagaaaagaaaagagatgaGTAATCTTTTATAGCCTCTATTGGGATTATAGTTTCCTTGTTTGTCTACAAATAATATATCAAGCTTGCACAATAATTTCTAGTTGAcatttatttatctctttttctccGACTATAAAAAGTAACTAAGTATTTTGCAAACAATTAGATTGACAATGGAACTATTGACCCCTTCTGGATCCTGTAGGTATCTGCTGCCCGAGAAGAAGTACCTGGTAGACGTGGGTACCCCGGTTACATGTATACAGATCTTGCAACAATATACGAACGTGCTGGAAGAATTGAGGGGCGAAAAGGCTCTATTACACAAATTCCAATTCTAACCATGCCTAATGATGGTGATGAAATATTATTGAATCTTATCAGCTATCATGCATAATGCACTCTCAATTCTGACtgattgtttttcttgaacttcTGTACAGATATTACACATCCAACTCCTGATCTTACAGGATATATTACTGAGGGACAGATATATATTGACAGGCAGTTGTATAACAGGCAGGTGGGTTCTTTGAAGATTTTGGCTGCTGTAAATATTGTATAAAATGCTGGGTTAGTCACCTGAATTATGTACAAGAGAATTTGGTGCAGAATAAATCTTAACATTTGACGCATAATGTTAATTGAAGAATAGTACATTTTCCCCAACATGTAAATTTTCTTTCTATCATGGCCTTAACAAGTATTTTGAAAtggtttgattttatatttccaTTGACACATTAAGGTAGTGCTTGGTGTGTGGATAGAATACAACATGGCATTTCTGTTTTGAGCTTTTGGTTCCTCCTTAGTTGAACCAAAATGTACCCTATTTTTGTGTCGTTTTCTATTCTATGCTATTTTTAAAATGcaccaaacataaaataaaacacattttCTGTTCCATCCCATTTTAACTCGTTTACCAAACACTACTAAAAATTAAGATGGAATGCTGTGACAAATAGGGTCACCTGTAAGATCAATAGAGATTTTATTATGTTCATCCTTTCATTACTGCATAAAATGAAGCCATCCTTTTATTCCAATGATCTGCTCTGTTCTTGATGTATTTAAGTAGGTATCAAATTAAAGCCACTTTGCAAATTGCTTACGAAATATTAGACTGAAACTAAACATTCAATTCCTTTTTTATTGGCAGATATATCCACCAATCAATGTCCTTCCATCATTGTCTCGTTTGATGAAGGTGAGGTTAATCTTGTTAGTTTGATGTCAAAATGCCATCAACTGATAAAATTGTGACTTTTTGGTTCGGTGAGTGGTCCCTACCACTGGATTCCATCCAACAATCACTAAAACtctgcaactttttttcctGGCTAAAGCAGCATTACCCTTGTTAGttcaaaaagtaaatatttgagGTTTGCTTATGCAGAGTGCCATTGGTGAGGGAATGACACGAAAGGATCATTCCGATGTGTCCAACCAGGTCTGGTTTTGCTTGTTTACTACATTGCTATTTTTTCTGTTTATAAGCCATCTTATTggtgttttgtttcttttcagcTCTATGCAAATTATGCCATTGGAAAGGATGTCCAGGCAATGAAAGCTGTGGTCGGAGAAGAAGCACTTTCATCTGAGGACCTGGTCTCTACTACTTTTCTCTTGGGAATTCTTGTTTGAGTATGGTGTG
It contains:
- the LOC100814088 gene encoding V-type proton ATPase subunit B 2, producing MGVAQNIPDAEEGTLEIGMEYRTVSGVAGPLVILDKVKGPKFQEIVNIRLGDGTTRRGQVLEVDGEKAVVQVFEGTSGIDNKFTTVQFTGEVLKTPVSLDMLGRIFNGSGKPIDNGPPILPEAYLDISGSSINPSERTYPEEMIQTGISTIDVMNSIARGQKIPLFSAAGLPHNEIAAQICRQAGLVKRLEKSDNLLEGGGEEDNFAIVFAAMGVNMETAQFFKRDFEENGSMERVTLFLNLANDPTIERIITPRIALTTAEYLAYECGKHVLVILTDMSSYADALREVSAAREEVPGRRGYPGYMYTDLATIYERAGRIEGRKGSITQIPILTMPNDDITHPTPDLTGYITEGQIYIDRQLYNRQIYPPINVLPSLSRLMKSAIGEGMTRKDHSDVSNQLYANYAIGKDVQAMKAVVGEEALSSEDLLYLEFLEKFERKFVAQGAYDTRNIFQSLDLAWTLLRIFPRELLHRIPAKTLDQFYSRDAGN